CCCAAACGGAAGGCCGCGGGGAACGTTACCGGATACGGTGGGGCGCATTGTTCAGGCATTCAAATCCATTACCACGCATGAATATACAATCGGTGTCAAACAACGCGGTTGGCCGTCATATCCCGGCAAATTATGGCAACGTAATTATTACGAACACATCATCCGTAACGAAAACGAATTCACCCGAATTCGGGAATACATCGTCAACAATCCCCAAAAATGGGAATTGGACCGGGAAAATCCAGATGTTTCCATTTTTGAAACACCTGCGGTGCAACAGAAGGGGCAATCATGACCACCGAACCGGCCAAGATTACTGAATCGGTCGTCGAACAAACAGCATTGGCCTGGTTCGAGAGCCTCGGCTATGCGGTCGAATCCGGACCCGCAATCAGCCCCGGAGAACCGGGGGCGGAACGCGGGGATTACGACCAGGTCGTTTTGATTGGAAGGCTTCAGATCGCACTCGCAAATATCAATCTGAACATCCCGCCGGATGCCATTGAAGAGGCCGTCCGGAAAATTGCAAGGGCCGACTCGCCCAGCCTGATCGAAAACAACCGGCGTTTCCATCGCATGCTGACCGACGGCGTGGATGTCTCCTACATGCAGGACGGCCGCGAGGTGCACAACAAGGTCTGGCTGCTCGATCTTGAAGACCTGGAAAACAACGACTGGCTCGCCGTTAATCAGTTCACGGTCATTGAGGACCGTAGAAACCGGCGGCCCGACATCGTGGTTTTTGTCAATGGCCTGCCCCTGGGCGTGATCGAGCTCAAGAATCCCGCAGATGAGAAGGCCACCATCCGCCATGCCTTCAACCAGCTTCAGACCTACAAAAGTGATATCCCCGGTCTCTTCATCTATAACGAGCTGCTTGTCATTTCCGACGGCCTGGAGGCCCGCGGCGGGACGCTAACCAGCGGCTGGGACCGGTTCATGCCGTGGCGCACGATTGATGGCAAAGAAGTCGCTCCGCGAGGCTCTGTGGAACTTGAAGTGCTGCTCAAGGGGGTTTTTGAAAAGCGGTGTTTTCTCGACCTTGTATTGAATTTTGTCGTGTTCGATGATGACGGAGCCGCGATTGCCAAAAAAGCGGCGGCATATCATCAGTTTCATGCGGTCAACAAAGCGGTTGAATGTACCTTGTCGGCATGCTGTATGCCCGTTTCCCGGAGCATGACGCGTACAACCAGTATGAGGTGCGCGAGCCGCAGGCCGCTTATGGCTCTGGAACCGATCACTTCGGTGGTCGCCGTATCGGGGTGATCTGGCATACCCAGGGAAGCGGCAAGAGCCTTTTGATGGCGTTTTTTGCCGATAAGATCATCCGTCATCTGGCCATGGAGAATCCTACATTGCTGATGATAAACGACCGGAATGACCTGGACGATCAGCTCTTTGGCACGTTTTCATCCTGCCGTGATCTTCTGCGGCAGACACCCGTTCAGGCGGAAAGCCGTGAACATTTGAAGGAGCTGCTTCAGGTTCCTTCAGGCGGGGTGGTTTTCACGACGATTCAGGAATTTCTGCCTGACGAGAAGGGCCGGCAATACCCCGAATTATCAACTCGTCGGAATATCGTGGTCATTGCCGATGAAGCGCACCGCAGTCAGTATGACTTCATCGACGGATTCGCGCGCCACATGCACGACGCTCTGCCGAATGCGTCCTTCATTGGGTTTACGGGTACGCCCATCGAACGTGACGACCGCAGCACGCCGGCGGTCTTCGGCGACTACATCGATAAATACGACATCCTGCGGGCAGTCGAAGACGGCGCTACCGTTGTTGGAGGGCAAGGGGCAGCAGGCCGAACGGACCATCAGGAACCGGTACGCGGCATGGCGGCGCGGTTCACAGACGGACGATACAGACGCACCCCGGCGTACGGTGGGAAAATTGCGGCAGAACGCCAAAAAGGCGCGTCTGATCCGGTTGGAAAAACAAAAACGTGACCGCAAGCGGCGGGAGATCCAGCGACGTGAGAAACGCAAGGCGTATCTGAAGAATCTGTCCAGCGATTTTCCCAAGGCCTGGGCGTCGGTCAAAGAACCTGTCGAGTGCGGATCGGGGCGGGGCTATGACGAGGCCTGCCGCATACTCGTCGACATCGCCGAAGCCTATGACCTGTTTGCGACTAAAAAGCAATTCCAAAGGGAATTGAAGAAATTCATGGCCGGCCACCTGCGGCGCAAAGCGCTGATTCAACGGCTGGTGAAATCCGGTATCTGGAAGGATCAATAAAAGATGGGTACGAGAAGCAAGAAAGGTGTTAAGGAACTCGAAGTTTTGGACAAGCTTATTGAGAAAATCACCGTCGACGCATACAGCGATGATGAACAGCTCTGGGCCTTTCGGCAGGCCTTTGAGGATGACGTTGCCCTGCCGGTCGACGGTTTCGTCATTGGGGAACCGGTTTCGGTGATCGCGGTGGACTACGACGGCAATGAACGGCGTGGTCTGACGGCAAAGTGCCGCCGGGAGTACGGTTCGGAATATATAATTGCAGTCTCCGAGGTCGTGTTGCCGCAAACATCGGCAGGGGCACGTTACATCGCCGCCTACCGCAGGTGGCTCAACCTCGATCCTTACCCAGCTGGGACGCAAAAAACCTCTCGACGGCGCAGGCAGCACAAGGCAACAGACGATGACATCGACCTGAGCAAACCGGTCGAAGTGGTTGCGTTAGCGGTCAAGGAACGGGCCGCCCGGTGCCGTTTGCTGGGAAGCGACCGGATCATTACCCTGCGCGCAAGCCGTCTCTGGGAGGTGGTGCCTGGCGCCATCGTCACGGTCAAGCCAGGAAAACAGTGGCGTTATGGCGGTCATCCGTATCTTTCCGGCGAGATTCAGTCGACTCGGATCGACGTGAAGGCCCTCGATCTGGCGCCTTTGGGGCTTGCAGAGATGGGCCTGTGGGACCCCAAGGAAGCGTACTGGGGAGAAGAAGACGACCCCATCGAAGATTGGGCTAAGCCGATCATCGCCCATGGCCCCCGCCCCATGTTCGATATGGAACAGGTGCTGCCCGGCGAGGACTCTGACGATCCTTTCAATGACCCCATCACTCGGTCCAGCGATCTCAAAGATGCCGGTGAGCGGGCAGAGGCGATGAAGATATTGATGGAGCTGTGCCAGGAGGACCTGCGCTGCCTCGATGCCCATTCGCATCTGGGCAATTTCATCTTTGACCACCATCCCGATGATGCCATCCGGCATTACGAAGTCGGTTTGCGCATCGGCGAGCTGTCTTTGGGTAACGATTTTACCGGCGTGCTGGCGTGGGGCCTGATCGACAACCGTCCGTTTCTGCGCTGTATGCACGGTTATGGATTGTGTCTCTGGCGTCTTGGACGCTTTGACGAGGCGGAGCACATTTTTGAGAAGATGCTCTGGCTGAACCCGTCCGACAACCAGGGCGTGCGGTTTCTCATCGACGAGGTGAAGGGGAAAACCGCCTGGGAGGATCGTGAAGTCGAGTGACAAGCAAAGGGAC
The window above is part of the Pseudomonadota bacterium genome. Proteins encoded here:
- a CDS encoding transposase, translating into PKTTDPQTGDPKTGDPKTGDPKTGEHKVRPYVVGTNTAGPNGRPRGTLPDTVGRIVQAFKSITTHEYTIGVKQRGWPSYPGKLWQRNYYEHIIRNENEFTRIREYIVNNPQKWELDRENPDVSIFETPAVQQKGQS
- a CDS encoding tetratricopeptide repeat protein, with amino-acid sequence MGTRSKKGVKELEVLDKLIEKITVDAYSDDEQLWAFRQAFEDDVALPVDGFVIGEPVSVIAVDYDGNERRGLTAKCRREYGSEYIIAVSEVVLPQTSAGARYIAAYRRWLNLDPYPAGTQKTSRRRRQHKATDDDIDLSKPVEVVALAVKERAARCRLLGSDRIITLRASRLWEVVPGAIVTVKPGKQWRYGGHPYLSGEIQSTRIDVKALDLAPLGLAEMGLWDPKEAYWGEEDDPIEDWAKPIIAHGPRPMFDMEQVLPGEDSDDPFNDPITRSSDLKDAGERAEAMKILMELCQEDLRCLDAHSHLGNFIFDHHPDDAIRHYEVGLRIGELSLGNDFTGVLAWGLIDNRPFLRCMHGYGLCLWRLGRFDEAEHIFEKMLWLNPSDNQGVRFLIDEVKGKTAWEDREVE